Proteins from a single region of Segatella copri:
- a CDS encoding four helix bundle protein, with the protein MGFKNINEYNRENSPLHTKSYLFAVRIVKMVKHINSCKKEFTITNQILRSGTAIGALVREAEFAQSPQDFANKLSIALKEGNETYYWLNLLHDTDYIDQNAFESMLNDCNELIALLVSSIKTTKQRNNK; encoded by the coding sequence ATGGGATTTAAAAATATTAACGAATATAATAGGGAGAATTCTCCTTTACATACGAAGAGTTATCTCTTTGCAGTGAGAATTGTAAAAATGGTTAAACATATCAATTCTTGCAAAAAGGAGTTTACCATTACAAATCAAATTCTTCGCTCAGGAACTGCCATAGGAGCTTTAGTTAGAGAAGCTGAGTTTGCTCAAAGTCCACAAGACTTTGCCAACAAACTTTCCATAGCTCTAAAAGAAGGAAACGAAACTTACTATTGGCTGAACCTTCTTCATGACACAGACTACATTGACCAAAATGCATTCGAAAGTATGCTCAATGACTGTAATGAATTGATTGCACTCCTCGTTTCATCCATAAAGACGACAAAACAAAGAAACAACAAATAA
- the argC gene encoding N-acetyl-gamma-glutamyl-phosphate reductase produces the protein MVKVGILGAAGYTGGELIRLLINHPEAEIVFANSESNAGNLVAEVHEGLYGETDLKFTAEMPFDQVDVIFFCFGHGKSEAFLKEHNVPENVKIIDLAQDFRLAPETVVATQQPTPAAHDFVYGLPEINESKIAVAQHVANPGCFATCIQLGLLPAAKMGLINSDVSINAITGSTGAGQKPGATTHFSWRNNNMSIYKAFNHQHVPEIRESLKQTQGYLDAAIDFIPYRGDFARGIFATEVVKTDKPIEEIVAGYKEFYKNAKFTHYVDKAIDLKQVVNTNKCLVHVDKYGDKLLITSCIDNLLKGAVGQAVQNMNIMFGLDQTAGLKLKPSAF, from the coding sequence ATGGTAAAAGTAGGTATTTTAGGAGCAGCTGGTTATACAGGAGGTGAGCTGATTCGCCTCCTTATCAACCATCCAGAGGCAGAGATTGTATTCGCCAACAGCGAGAGTAACGCCGGCAACCTGGTGGCTGAGGTTCACGAGGGATTGTATGGCGAGACCGACTTGAAGTTTACCGCCGAGATGCCTTTCGACCAGGTGGATGTCATCTTCTTCTGCTTCGGTCATGGCAAGAGCGAGGCGTTCCTGAAGGAGCACAATGTTCCGGAGAACGTGAAGATTATCGACCTGGCACAGGACTTCCGTCTTGCCCCAGAGACTGTGGTTGCTACCCAGCAGCCAACCCCAGCCGCTCACGATTTTGTATATGGCCTTCCAGAAATAAATGAATCAAAAATAGCCGTAGCTCAGCACGTGGCAAACCCAGGTTGTTTTGCAACCTGCATTCAACTTGGTTTGTTGCCTGCTGCCAAGATGGGCCTCATCAATAGCGATGTATCTATTAACGCCATTACCGGTAGCACCGGCGCTGGTCAGAAGCCAGGTGCCACTACCCATTTTTCATGGCGCAACAACAACATGAGCATCTACAAGGCATTCAACCATCAGCACGTGCCAGAGATTCGTGAGAGTCTGAAGCAGACACAGGGTTATCTCGATGCTGCCATCGACTTCATCCCTTACCGTGGCGACTTCGCCCGTGGCATCTTCGCTACAGAAGTAGTGAAGACCGATAAGCCAATCGAGGAAATCGTGGCTGGTTACAAGGAGTTCTACAAGAATGCCAAGTTCACCCACTATGTGGATAAGGCTATCGATCTGAAGCAGGTGGTGAATACCAACAAGTGCCTGGTTCATGTAGATAAGTATGGCGATAAGCTCCTGATTACTTCCTGCATCGACAATCTTCTGAAGGGTGCCGTGGGTCAGGCTGTTCAGAACATGAACATCATGTTTGGTCTCGACCAGACAGCAGGTTTGAAACTCAAGCCATCAGCATTTTAG